One genomic window of Mailhella massiliensis includes the following:
- a CDS encoding Rne/Rng family ribonuclease codes for MSQNPVLPEENNEEIKTAKPRRTRKTSTENAQAPAEEKKTVRRSRKSASAETAEEQKTEGTEEKKPRRRTVKKAEPAQDAVETESSSEEKPVRKVRSRKSAGKPRSEQEEETVIHIGSALVLDDMLPPSSVTVEQESASPAPEKKRRTKKSAAVKEAAPVEEARPADASAEAEQSPAPEEKKPRTRRTSRRKKEESKAPVETTPEEAPSDEEETVIHIGSALVLDDMLPPSSVAPAPVEETPEEEKPRRSRRQNREKVVQEAGNVVSAEEEDEDNIGNVAPAAEEGEPALWQDDGIVTHILPYPGEFDEARPHSRSRRNRRNRDAQPAFNGSPYLPSSYQQNFYDQPQALVSDNPFGNRKNRGKGKNRKNQGVPALPDDFDFNAAMLNDSVLGVALGRQEEDFLPEDDGPQPALPGQPVAQPLSASDMAEEDLAALDAAVNGNRIDMPQPQTQKEGRGKGKNRKNQKEEKAEKTARPEKKAEVEEGARARRILYVSVVPDEQVEVVITEDGQVTEYFVEMAHQVKIRGNIYKGIINNIDTNLQAAFVNFGNGKNGFLQIDEVHPEYYLVPHDASHGPKYPPIQKVLKVGQEVLVQVVKEPSGTKGAFLTTWISIAGRFLVLTPGQEQIGVSRKVEDPEERARLKDLLNGIQPGENMGVIIRTASEGASKASIQQDLQYLKKLWKDIQKKAPTEKSPSLIYQEADLATRSVRDYLSEDIVEIWTDDETTKTRVEDIAKLIFPDRAGDIVKLHKDQRQTLWERFNLLRQLETVTSREVVLPSGGRLVFDQTEALMAIDINSGKTQGKTNFEAMVFRTNMEAAEAIARHLRLRDIGGQVVIDFIEMRDKNHCREVERTLRNAMRKDRARHDVGHMSSFGLLELVRQRTGTSAISISCEPCPHCHGTGVRRNMEWQSLQALRDLQSKLCKSQDNGKGKKNEKTSEPSTFIYESDTELALYLLNRKRDRIAALEEKFGVHIEIRLK; via the coding sequence ATGAGTCAGAACCCCGTTCTTCCCGAAGAGAACAACGAAGAAATCAAAACCGCAAAACCCCGCCGCACCAGAAAAACCTCCACAGAAAACGCGCAGGCTCCCGCCGAAGAGAAAAAGACCGTCCGCCGCAGCCGCAAAAGCGCCTCCGCCGAGACTGCGGAAGAACAAAAAACCGAAGGAACGGAGGAAAAGAAGCCCCGTCGCCGCACGGTGAAAAAGGCCGAACCTGCGCAGGATGCCGTCGAAACGGAAAGCAGTTCCGAAGAAAAGCCCGTCCGCAAGGTTCGCAGCCGCAAAAGCGCGGGCAAGCCCCGGAGCGAACAGGAGGAGGAAACCGTCATTCATATAGGTTCCGCTCTGGTGCTCGACGACATGCTCCCCCCCTCTTCCGTCACCGTGGAGCAGGAAAGCGCCTCTCCCGCACCGGAAAAGAAGCGCCGCACGAAAAAAAGCGCGGCGGTGAAGGAAGCCGCTCCGGTTGAGGAGGCCCGCCCTGCGGACGCTTCCGCCGAGGCCGAACAGAGCCCCGCACCCGAAGAAAAGAAGCCCCGCACCCGCCGCACTTCCCGCAGGAAAAAGGAAGAAAGCAAAGCCCCCGTCGAAACCACGCCGGAAGAAGCCCCCTCGGACGAAGAGGAAACCGTCATCCACATAGGTTCCGCTCTGGTGCTCGACGATATGCTTCCTCCTTCCTCCGTGGCGCCCGCGCCCGTGGAAGAAACGCCGGAAGAAGAAAAGCCCCGCCGTTCCCGCCGTCAGAACAGGGAAAAGGTCGTACAGGAGGCCGGAAACGTCGTTTCCGCCGAAGAAGAGGATGAGGACAACATCGGCAACGTCGCTCCCGCTGCGGAAGAAGGCGAACCCGCCCTGTGGCAGGACGACGGCATCGTCACCCACATTCTGCCCTATCCCGGAGAATTCGACGAGGCCCGTCCTCATTCCCGTTCCCGCAGAAACCGCAGAAACCGCGATGCGCAGCCGGCGTTCAACGGTTCGCCCTACCTGCCCTCCTCCTATCAGCAGAATTTCTATGATCAGCCGCAGGCTCTCGTATCCGACAATCCGTTCGGAAACCGCAAGAACCGCGGCAAGGGCAAGAACCGCAAGAATCAGGGCGTGCCCGCTCTGCCGGACGACTTCGACTTCAACGCCGCCATGCTGAACGACAGCGTGCTCGGCGTGGCTCTCGGCCGTCAGGAAGAAGATTTCCTTCCCGAAGACGACGGCCCCCAGCCCGCGCTGCCCGGTCAGCCCGTAGCCCAGCCCCTTTCCGCAAGCGACATGGCGGAAGAAGATCTTGCCGCGCTCGACGCCGCAGTCAACGGCAACCGTATCGACATGCCCCAGCCTCAGACGCAGAAGGAAGGCCGCGGCAAGGGCAAGAACCGCAAGAATCAGAAGGAAGAAAAGGCCGAAAAGACGGCCAGACCGGAAAAGAAGGCCGAGGTCGAGGAAGGAGCCCGCGCGCGCCGTATTCTTTACGTCAGCGTCGTGCCCGACGAACAGGTGGAAGTGGTCATCACCGAAGACGGGCAGGTCACCGAATACTTCGTGGAAATGGCCCATCAGGTCAAAATTCGCGGCAACATCTATAAAGGCATCATCAACAACATCGATACCAACCTTCAGGCCGCCTTCGTCAACTTCGGCAACGGCAAGAACGGCTTCCTGCAGATCGACGAAGTGCACCCGGAATACTATCTTGTGCCGCACGACGCCTCGCACGGCCCCAAGTATCCGCCCATACAGAAGGTGCTGAAGGTGGGGCAGGAAGTGCTGGTGCAGGTGGTCAAGGAACCTTCCGGCACCAAGGGCGCCTTCCTCACCACCTGGATTTCCATTGCCGGGCGTTTCCTCGTGCTCACTCCCGGTCAGGAACAGATCGGCGTTTCCCGCAAGGTGGAAGACCCCGAGGAACGCGCGCGCCTCAAGGATCTCCTGAACGGCATACAGCCCGGCGAAAACATGGGCGTCATCATCCGCACCGCCAGCGAGGGCGCAAGCAAGGCCAGCATTCAGCAGGACCTGCAGTACCTCAAGAAGCTCTGGAAGGACATTCAGAAAAAGGCCCCCACGGAAAAGTCTCCCTCCCTCATCTATCAGGAGGCCGACCTCGCCACCCGTTCCGTGCGCGACTACCTTTCGGAAGACATCGTGGAGATCTGGACGGACGATGAGACCACCAAGACCCGTGTGGAAGACATCGCCAAGCTCATCTTCCCCGACAGAGCGGGCGACATCGTCAAGCTGCACAAGGATCAGCGCCAGACGCTGTGGGAACGCTTCAACCTGCTCCGCCAGCTGGAAACCGTAACCAGCCGCGAAGTGGTGCTGCCCTCCGGCGGCCGTCTCGTCTTCGACCAGACCGAAGCTCTCATGGCCATCGACATCAACTCCGGCAAGACCCAGGGCAAAACCAACTTCGAGGCCATGGTCTTCCGCACCAACATGGAAGCGGCCGAAGCCATCGCCCGTCACCTGCGCCTGCGCGACATCGGCGGACAGGTGGTCATCGACTTCATAGAAATGCGCGACAAGAACCATTGCCGCGAAGTGGAACGCACCCTGCGCAACGCCATGCGCAAGGACCGCGCCCGCCACGATGTGGGCCACATGAGTTCCTTCGGTCTGCTGGAGCTGGTGCGCCAGCGTACCGGCACCTCAGCCATTTCCATTTCCTGCGAACCCTGCCCCCACTGTCACGGCACGGGCGTGCGGCGCAACATGGAATGGCAGTCTCTTCAGGCCCTGCGCGATCTGCAGAGCAAGCTGTGCAAATCGCAGGACAACGGCAAGGGAAAGAAGAACGAAAAGACTTCCGAACCTTCCACCTTCATTTACGAAAGCGATACGGAACTCGCCCTGTACCTGCTCAACCGCAAGCGCGACCGCATTGCCGCGCTTGAGGAAAAGTTCGGGGTGCACATCGAAATCCGCCTGAAGTAA
- a CDS encoding metallophosphoesterase family protein codes for MRFAGSTDTKDMPDSGRVWVVLGDIHGCIRRVGDIPELEHAAGVILTGDLTTLGGVAAARTVIEAFEAVHPVVLAQIGNMDRAEVNDWLEAKGINLHRNVWELSPEVALLGVGGSTFSPFGTPSEFPEARFSEWLEDLARRASHYRDFVLVAHNPPYNTVCDRTDGGLHVGSTAIRDFIEEYQPAACLCGHIHESAGIQRVGRTLVVNPGSFSTGAYALFTSDEAGVRASLRRLA; via the coding sequence ATGCGCTTCGCCGGCTCCACGGATACGAAAGACATGCCCGATTCCGGGCGCGTCTGGGTCGTGCTCGGCGATATTCACGGTTGCATCCGCCGTGTGGGAGACATCCCGGAGCTGGAACATGCGGCCGGAGTCATTCTCACCGGCGATCTGACCACGCTGGGAGGCGTTGCCGCCGCCCGCACGGTGATCGAGGCCTTTGAGGCCGTGCATCCCGTCGTTCTTGCCCAGATAGGCAACATGGATCGCGCAGAGGTGAATGACTGGCTTGAGGCCAAGGGCATCAACCTGCACCGCAACGTGTGGGAACTGAGCCCGGAAGTCGCCCTGCTCGGCGTGGGCGGCTCCACGTTCAGCCCCTTCGGAACGCCATCGGAATTTCCAGAGGCACGTTTTTCGGAATGGCTGGAGGATCTTGCGCGCCGCGCTTCCCACTACAGGGATTTCGTGCTGGTGGCGCACAACCCTCCGTACAACACCGTCTGCGACCGTACCGACGGGGGCCTTCATGTCGGCTCCACCGCCATACGGGACTTCATAGAAGAATATCAGCCCGCCGCATGCCTGTGCGGGCACATCCATGAATCCGCAGGCATTCAACGCGTCGGCCGCACGCTTGTCGTCAACCCCGGCTCCTTCTCCACCGGAGCCTATGCCCTGTTCACGTCGGATGAAGCCGGCGTAAGGGCCTCTCTTCGCAGGCTTGCATAA
- a CDS encoding 5-formyltetrahydrofolate cyclo-ligase, translated as MDFFYDGTYFSAEGKAPAGEGIPLQGDKKELRRVFREKRRALTYDGRRVELCLRMQKRLLESDFWRQSLRVVLYMALRDEADTSLLLSEAWKSGRDVFLPRCRRDDAGMMDMLLCRGAGELETSGMGILEPRMEDYSRVLSAGELCSGAETLIVVPALAFDREGFRLGYGGGYYDRMLARARCSTVGLAFHELLVPRLPRDAWDRPVGAVCTEEELLCLQP; from the coding sequence ATGGATTTCTTTTATGACGGCACATATTTTTCTGCCGAAGGAAAGGCTCCGGCGGGAGAAGGTATCCCCCTGCAGGGCGACAAGAAGGAGCTTCGCCGCGTTTTTCGGGAAAAGCGAAGGGCGCTGACTTATGACGGGCGAAGGGTGGAGCTTTGCCTTCGTATGCAGAAAAGACTTCTGGAAAGTGATTTCTGGCGGCAGAGCCTCCGTGTCGTCCTGTACATGGCCTTGCGGGATGAGGCCGATACTTCGCTGCTTCTTTCGGAGGCGTGGAAAAGCGGGCGCGATGTTTTTCTGCCGCGTTGCCGCAGGGATGACGCGGGCATGATGGATATGCTGCTCTGCCGGGGAGCCGGGGAACTGGAAACGTCGGGCATGGGTATTCTGGAACCGCGCATGGAGGATTATTCCCGAGTTCTTTCCGCCGGGGAACTTTGCTCCGGGGCGGAAACGCTGATCGTTGTGCCCGCGCTTGCCTTCGACAGGGAGGGCTTCCGCCTCGGGTACGGCGGAGGCTATTACGACCGTATGCTTGCCCGGGCACGCTGCTCTACCGTGGGGCTCGCCTTTCATGAACTTCTTGTTCCCCGTCTGCCCCGCGATGCGTGGGACAGACCCGTGGGAGCCGTATGCACCGAGGAGGAACTTCTTTGTCTTCAGCCGTGA
- a CDS encoding polyphenol oxidase family protein has product MSSAVIPFQFPGIPGVGCAFSTRAFGSVSLSGGQDRSVSERRRASIAPLLEVGAFAEVHQVHGVRTLFEPQAQNPLQTPSEQADGMATSRPGLALMIKTADCQPILVAHASGRFVMAIHSGWRGNRQDYPRLAVEEFCSHYDLDPHDLWAVRGPSLGPAASEFVNFAEEWGPEFLPWYDEERRSVDLWMLARRQLEAAGLVPGHILGLDLCTFENWRMFFSYRHARRMGSEDGRQGSFIWIRSA; this is encoded by the coding sequence TTGTCTTCAGCCGTGATTCCCTTTCAGTTTCCGGGCATTCCCGGGGTGGGCTGCGCCTTTTCCACACGGGCCTTCGGCAGTGTTTCCCTCTCCGGCGGACAGGACAGAAGCGTTTCCGAGAGGCGTCGTGCCTCCATTGCTCCCCTTCTGGAGGTCGGGGCGTTCGCCGAGGTGCATCAGGTGCACGGCGTGCGCACCCTTTTTGAACCTCAGGCCCAGAACCCTTTGCAGACACCCTCGGAGCAGGCCGACGGTATGGCTACCTCCCGTCCCGGCCTTGCGCTCATGATAAAGACGGCGGATTGTCAGCCCATTCTGGTAGCCCATGCCTCGGGGCGCTTCGTCATGGCCATTCATTCAGGATGGAGGGGAAACCGGCAGGATTATCCCCGTCTGGCCGTGGAGGAATTCTGCAGCCATTACGACCTTGATCCCCACGATCTGTGGGCCGTGCGCGGGCCGAGTCTCGGACCGGCGGCTTCGGAATTCGTGAATTTTGCCGAGGAGTGGGGACCGGAATTTCTTCCCTGGTATGATGAAGAGCGCCGCAGTGTGGATTTGTGGATGCTTGCCCGCCGTCAGCTGGAAGCGGCAGGCCTTGTGCCCGGGCATATTCTCGGCCTTGATCTGTGCACCTTTGAGAACTGGCGCATGTTCTTTTCCTACCGTCATGCCCGGCGTATGGGCAGTGAGGACGGGCGGCAGGGAAGTTTCATCTGGATACGCTCCGCGTAA
- a CDS encoding OmpP1/FadL family transporter, whose amino-acid sequence MNVSRNAMRALFRAARHQARFVASSLLAFGLVAGSVSGAFAEGFAITEWSARGMGLGGGAGGGMVARADDPSAIAYNPAGITQIPGTATQMGLAVSMLNFDISRNHTGKTVSTSDQAWPIPHFYVTHQLNDRVWLGVGAFTRYGLGSQFPDNWTAYGGEPSMQTSLLSSGIKSVTLLSSTINPNLAFKLNDVWSVSAGVSYTWGYLSLNEQYNTNPAFSYATDLGAAHADARIHSENGYAFGYNFGLHARFNDQWSAGLTYRASEDMTFKGSTRFRFSGDPYSVGVLQQVMQNCNADGKLSIPDVITLGVMYKPLPNLSFEGDVAYTVWSRYRNLTINMHSDRTPTFFEQKNWRDTWAFTFGVEYAPLDWLTLRAGFTYETSPLKDTNCYDYLVPSNGRNYYTLGAGFKYENWTLDLAYMYIDVRDINYSDRVGTQGGLPMINTYEGRAHNSYAHNFGLTIGYKF is encoded by the coding sequence ATGAACGTATCTCGTAATGCGATGCGCGCTCTCTTTCGTGCTGCGCGCCACCAGGCCAGATTTGTCGCTTCCTCCCTGCTTGCCTTCGGGCTGGTGGCGGGCAGTGTTTCCGGCGCTTTTGCCGAAGGTTTCGCCATCACGGAATGGAGCGCCCGAGGCATGGGCCTCGGCGGCGGCGCCGGCGGCGGCATGGTGGCCCGTGCCGACGACCCTTCGGCCATAGCCTACAACCCCGCGGGCATCACGCAGATTCCCGGCACGGCTACGCAGATGGGCCTTGCCGTCTCCATGCTGAACTTCGACATCAGCCGTAATCATACCGGTAAGACTGTTTCCACCTCCGATCAGGCCTGGCCCATTCCCCACTTCTACGTCACCCATCAGCTGAACGACAGGGTGTGGCTCGGCGTGGGAGCCTTCACCCGTTACGGCCTCGGTTCCCAGTTCCCGGACAACTGGACGGCCTACGGCGGTGAGCCTTCCATGCAGACTTCGCTGCTTTCCAGCGGCATCAAATCCGTCACGCTGCTTTCCAGCACCATCAACCCCAACCTTGCCTTCAAGCTCAACGACGTGTGGTCCGTGAGCGCGGGCGTGAGCTACACCTGGGGTTACCTCAGCCTGAACGAGCAGTACAACACTAATCCCGCGTTTTCCTACGCCACCGATCTCGGTGCGGCCCATGCCGATGCGCGCATCCATTCTGAAAACGGCTATGCCTTCGGTTACAACTTCGGCCTGCATGCCCGCTTCAACGATCAGTGGAGCGCCGGTCTTACCTATCGCGCCAGCGAGGACATGACCTTCAAGGGCAGCACCCGCTTCCGCTTCTCTGGAGATCCCTACAGCGTAGGCGTTTTGCAGCAGGTCATGCAGAACTGCAATGCCGACGGCAAGCTTTCCATCCCCGACGTCATCACCCTGGGCGTGATGTACAAGCCCCTGCCCAACCTGAGCTTTGAAGGCGACGTGGCCTATACCGTGTGGAGCCGCTACCGCAACCTCACCATCAACATGCACAGCGATCGTACCCCCACCTTCTTCGAGCAGAAGAACTGGCGCGACACCTGGGCCTTCACCTTCGGCGTGGAATACGCTCCCCTCGACTGGCTGACCCTGCGTGCGGGCTTCACCTACGAAACGTCGCCCCTCAAGGATACCAACTGCTACGATTATCTCGTTCCTTCCAACGGCCGCAACTACTACACCCTGGGCGCGGGCTTCAAGTACGAAAACTGGACTCTCGACCTCGCCTACATGTACATCGACGTGCGCGACATCAACTATAGTGACAGAGTCGGCACGCAGGGAGGTCTTCCCATGATCAACACTTATGAAGGCCGGGCGCACAACAGCTATGCCCACAACTTCGGCCTGACCATCGGCTACAAGTTCTAG
- a CDS encoding dihydrofolate reductase family protein has protein sequence MKENVQNQQERPYVVCHMSMSLDGRVTGDFLRDSRCESAVQAYYRINRDYAASAFACGRVTMEESFTRAFRPDLSRFREEVIPPMDHVADENASFFAVAFDRHGSLGWKGPRIEDEDPGYGGAHIIEVLCESVPQACLAYLHSAGVSYIFAGKDDIDVPLALHKLRSIFGIRRLLLEGGSLLNGSFLRADVIDELSLVLLPVTGNAQDRSLFDGSVTTFFRLEEMERLEDGAAWLRYRRA, from the coding sequence ATGAAGGAAAACGTGCAGAACCAGCAGGAACGGCCCTACGTCGTCTGTCACATGTCCATGTCGCTGGACGGCAGGGTGACGGGGGACTTTCTGCGCGACAGCCGTTGTGAATCCGCCGTGCAGGCGTATTACCGCATCAACCGCGATTATGCCGCGAGCGCCTTCGCCTGCGGCCGCGTGACCATGGAGGAAAGCTTCACCCGCGCCTTCCGGCCCGACCTTTCCCGTTTCCGCGAAGAGGTGATTCCGCCCATGGATCATGTGGCCGATGAGAACGCCTCCTTTTTTGCCGTGGCCTTCGACAGGCACGGCAGTCTCGGCTGGAAGGGGCCGCGCATCGAGGATGAGGACCCGGGGTACGGGGGAGCGCACATCATTGAAGTGCTCTGCGAAAGCGTGCCGCAGGCATGTCTTGCCTATCTGCACAGCGCGGGGGTGTCCTATATCTTTGCGGGGAAGGATGATATCGACGTGCCGCTCGCTCTGCACAAGCTCAGAAGCATTTTCGGCATACGCAGACTTCTGCTGGAAGGGGGAAGCCTTCTGAACGGTTCCTTCCTCCGGGCGGATGTCATCGACGAACTGAGTCTTGTTCTTCTGCCCGTGACGGGAAACGCACAGGACAGGAGCCTGTTCGACGGAAGCGTGACGACTTTTTTCCGTCTTGAGGAAATGGAAAGACTGGAGGACGGCGCGGCCTGGCTGCGCTACCGCAGGGCGTAG
- a CDS encoding lysine exporter LysO family protein: MILEMGLIAGGIPAGWALRRRAAVVRGVNTALGWTVRIMLFLLGLSLGLDDELIGQMKSLGLYAAVISSFSVAGCFVAARILGRFAFPEYAAGKDSSEGGRFAANASSFIALGFFMAGVILGCLRVLPQGVAAAEAAVWVLYLLLVLAGMTVGFDLKALGIVRDMKGRILLIPLGVVAGTLCGSALAWLVLSSFSGLSLPESLAVGAGFGYYSLATVIMTRLGDPALGSVALLSNMIHEALALLLPPFLVRFSGRLGPVLAGGAAAMDTCLPVIAQVSGERCAILALFSGMCLTLLVPVVVPLLMALR, from the coding sequence ATGATTCTTGAGATGGGGCTTATTGCAGGGGGCATCCCCGCAGGCTGGGCGCTGCGCCGTCGCGCCGCCGTGGTGCGCGGAGTGAATACGGCTCTCGGCTGGACCGTGCGCATCATGCTGTTTCTCCTGGGGCTTTCCCTGGGACTGGACGATGAACTCATCGGACAGATGAAGAGCCTTGGGCTGTATGCCGCCGTCATCAGCTCCTTTTCCGTGGCGGGCTGTTTTGTGGCGGCAAGGATTCTCGGCCGCTTCGCCTTCCCTGAATACGCCGCCGGGAAGGACAGCTCCGAGGGGGGAAGGTTTGCGGCCAACGCCTCATCCTTCATAGCTCTGGGCTTTTTCATGGCCGGGGTGATCCTCGGCTGTCTGCGTGTGCTTCCGCAGGGCGTGGCTGCGGCGGAAGCCGCGGTATGGGTTCTGTACCTGCTTCTCGTCCTTGCGGGCATGACCGTGGGCTTTGATCTGAAGGCTCTCGGCATAGTTCGTGACATGAAGGGCCGCATTCTGCTCATCCCTCTGGGCGTGGTGGCGGGAACGCTCTGCGGGAGTGCGCTGGCCTGGCTGGTGCTTTCCTCCTTTTCCGGGCTTTCCCTGCCGGAATCGCTGGCCGTCGGCGCAGGCTTCGGCTACTACAGTCTGGCCACGGTCATCATGACACGGCTGGGCGATCCTGCGCTCGGTTCCGTGGCGCTTTTATCCAACATGATTCATGAGGCTCTCGCGCTGCTTCTGCCGCCCTTTCTGGTACGTTTTTCCGGCAGACTCGGGCCGGTGCTGGCCGGCGGGGCGGCCGCCATGGATACCTGTTTGCCCGTCATCGCGCAGGTGAGCGGCGAGCGATGCGCCATTCTGGCTCTTTTTTCCGGCATGTGTCTGACGCTGCTCGTACCCGTGGTGGTGCCGCTTCTCATGGCGCTGCGCTGA
- a CDS encoding sulfite exporter TauE/SafE family protein, whose product MITAMLLYCVLGAVAGLLAGLLGIGGGAVVVPMLVFAFQWLNISQDVAMHMAVGTSLGSIMFTAVSSALAHHRHGGVDWRVFRSIAIGILAGTYGGSFIAARIPGRYLQMFFVVFLYYVATNMLLNKKPNASRTLPGFAGMTGAGVFIGAVSSLVGIGGGTLSVPFLVWHNVDMRRAVGTSAAIGFPIALAGCLGFITNGWNAPGLPEYALGYVYLPALAGIVAVSMLTAPLGASIAHKLPVPKLKKFFACFLYVIATKMLLDAI is encoded by the coding sequence ATGATCACAGCAATGCTTCTTTACTGCGTTCTCGGCGCAGTGGCCGGGCTTCTGGCCGGGCTTCTCGGAATCGGCGGTGGCGCCGTGGTGGTGCCCATGCTCGTCTTTGCCTTTCAGTGGCTGAACATTTCCCAGGATGTGGCCATGCACATGGCCGTGGGCACGTCTCTGGGCAGCATCATGTTCACCGCCGTTTCCAGCGCCTTGGCCCATCACCGGCACGGCGGCGTGGACTGGCGCGTATTCCGTTCCATCGCCATCGGCATTCTGGCGGGCACCTACGGCGGTTCCTTCATCGCCGCGCGCATTCCGGGCCGCTATCTTCAGATGTTCTTCGTGGTGTTTCTGTATTATGTGGCCACCAACATGCTGCTGAACAAAAAGCCCAATGCGAGCCGCACCCTTCCGGGCTTTGCCGGCATGACGGGCGCGGGCGTCTTCATCGGCGCCGTGTCCAGCCTCGTGGGCATAGGCGGCGGCACGCTCTCCGTGCCCTTCCTTGTCTGGCACAATGTGGATATGCGCCGGGCCGTAGGCACTTCCGCAGCCATCGGCTTTCCCATCGCCCTGGCGGGCTGCCTCGGCTTCATCACCAACGGCTGGAATGCTCCGGGTCTGCCCGAATACGCGCTCGGCTACGTCTACCTGCCCGCGCTTGCGGGCATTGTGGCGGTCAGTATGCTTACCGCCCCGCTCGGCGCAAGCATAGCGCATAAGCTTCCCGTGCCGAAGCTCAAGAAATTCTTCGCCTGCTTCCTCTACGTCATCGCCACCAAGATGCTTCTGGATGCGATATAA
- a CDS encoding AraC family transcriptional regulator, with protein MEGSFSELEYGYALLRTRLMELMPRAGRYVSSIGGVTLFRGEESVRLESVVCPPSVGVAVQGVQEAAMGEERHACGRGAYLLNCVGMPCSFLVKEASANRPFLSMALELRTPLLFQLMTEVPCGGTLPAPPSESALRTADMTRDLLFAFLRLADAVKDKDRARVLAPMIVKEIHFHLLMGPLGGCLRNFYTPGTPAAQIAQTVGYMRAHCRERLRMDALARMANMAESTFGRNFRRVTSLSPLQFHKRLKLYEARRLMTLEKCSAANACFAVGYESRQQFSREYKRLFGRPPLRDIIEGGGS; from the coding sequence ATGGAAGGAAGCTTTTCGGAATTGGAATACGGGTACGCCCTGCTGAGAACCCGTCTTATGGAGCTCATGCCCCGGGCGGGGAGATATGTTTCCTCCATCGGCGGGGTGACGCTGTTCCGGGGAGAGGAATCCGTCCGGCTGGAAAGCGTTGTCTGTCCTCCTTCGGTGGGGGTGGCCGTGCAGGGAGTTCAGGAGGCGGCCATGGGGGAGGAACGTCATGCCTGCGGCAGGGGAGCGTATCTTCTGAACTGCGTGGGTATGCCGTGTTCCTTTCTGGTGAAGGAGGCATCCGCGAATCGCCCCTTTCTTTCCATGGCGCTGGAACTGCGTACGCCGCTGCTTTTTCAGCTCATGACCGAAGTGCCCTGCGGCGGAACTCTTCCGGCCCCGCCTTCGGAAAGTGCGCTTCGTACGGCGGATATGACGCGGGATCTGCTCTTTGCCTTTCTGCGCCTTGCGGATGCCGTGAAGGATAAAGACAGGGCAAGGGTGCTTGCGCCCATGATCGTGAAGGAGATTCACTTTCACCTTCTCATGGGACCGCTCGGCGGCTGCCTCAGAAATTTTTACACTCCGGGTACGCCTGCCGCGCAGATCGCGCAGACCGTAGGATACATGCGCGCTCATTGCCGGGAACGGCTGCGTATGGATGCCCTGGCCCGTATGGCCAATATGGCCGAATCCACCTTCGGCAGGAATTTCCGCAGAGTCACCTCCCTGAGTCCGCTGCAGTTCCATAAGCGCCTCAAGCTTTATGAGGCGCGCAGGCTCATGACCCTGGAAAAGTGCAGCGCCGCCAATGCCTGCTTTGCCGTAGGCTATGAGAGCAGGCAGCAGTTTTCCCGGGAGTACAAGCGTCTTTTCGGCAGGCCGCCTCTGCGCGACATCATCGAGGGCGGAGGCTCGTAG
- a CDS encoding MBL fold metallo-hydrolase, translating into MPVITLPFGPLEANCHIVHNGRDAVVFDPSDDTELVLKKLAENSLTLRAVALTHLHSDHCLGCADMEKATGLTVLVGMEDWVDRSMLLCRGMCFGMNLKPFEAETLAPGEVDWGTLHCRVIHTPGHSAGSLCYYFADLGLIITGDLLFYRSVGRCDLPGGNGDELVRSLRESIYTLPGNVVVYPGHGPETSIGYEAVNNCYCRA; encoded by the coding sequence ATGCCCGTCATCACTCTTCCTTTCGGTCCGCTGGAGGCCAACTGCCATATCGTGCACAACGGCAGGGACGCCGTCGTTTTCGATCCTTCCGACGACACGGAGCTTGTGCTGAAGAAGCTTGCGGAAAACAGTCTCACCCTGCGCGCCGTGGCGCTGACCCATCTGCACAGCGATCACTGTTTGGGCTGTGCCGACATGGAAAAGGCCACCGGACTCACGGTTCTGGTGGGTATGGAAGACTGGGTGGACCGTTCCATGCTTCTGTGCAGGGGCATGTGCTTCGGCATGAACCTCAAGCCCTTTGAGGCGGAAACGCTCGCCCCCGGCGAAGTGGACTGGGGCACGCTGCACTGCCGTGTCATCCATACTCCCGGCCATTCCGCCGGAAGCCTCTGCTATTATTTCGCCGACCTCGGCCTCATCATCACCGGGGATCTGCTTTTCTACCGTTCCGTAGGCCGTTGCGACCTGCCGGGAGGCAACGGGGACGAACTGGTCCGCTCCCTGCGTGAGAGCATTTACACGCTGCCCGGAAACGTGGTCGTCTATCCCGGCCACGGCCCGGAAACCAGCATCGGCTACGAAGCCGTGAACAACTGCTACTGCCGCGCCTGA